A DNA window from Pogona vitticeps strain Pit_001003342236 chromosome 2, PviZW2.1, whole genome shotgun sequence contains the following coding sequences:
- the SH3GL2 gene encoding endophilin-A1 isoform X1 → MEWRACLPSEGPLNIPVITGRGRYDVGTVPTRVRRTMNRSLTAVHCSETVTNPQYRGSQPSQPSTLTLVLLNARSVSNKPQLIHDLILEEDADLACITETWLGGEGGPPLALICLPGYAIQHQGRLEGRGGGVAIVYKSILEVTRCFSVVKPGLEALHVAIGARDGIGILLGYRAPRDPATSLPELADFVSAALLGSPRLLALGDFNVHAEAEVTGPAFEFLETMASLNMSQHVNSPTHVGGHTLDLVFSTNWSECDLMVTDLVSVPLSWSDHHLIKCNLSVALPPHREQGPISMVRPRRLLDPVGFQDAMRGVTADLADAPVEALVDTWSIAATRAIDMIAPKHPLQRRARPVPWFNQVLRTMKRMRRRLVHRWRKNPTDYNWIAVRVATNLYLTKVKAACRSFFANQISEVSNQQAELFRMVHDISGTGSGDRPCDELVYES, encoded by the coding sequence atgGAGTGGAGGGCCTGTCTGCCCAGCGAAGGGCCACTGAACATCCCAGtaatcacgggtagagggagatatgacgttggcacagtccctactcgtgtcagaagaacaatgaacagaagtttgacagctgttcattgttctgagactgtgaccaaccctcagtatcgaggtagccagcccagccagccgtCCACTTTAACTTTGGtactgctgaatgccaggtctgtatccaataagcccCAGCTGattcacgaccttatcctggaggaggatgcagacctggcatgcataaccgagacgtggcttggtggagaggggggtcctcccctggctctcatctgtctgcctggttatgccatccagcaccagggtagactggaggggcggggagggggagtagccattgtttataaatccatcttggaggttactaggtgcttctcggtggtaaagccgggtctagaggcgctCCACGTggcaattggggccagggatggtattgggattttgctgggctaccgcgctccccgcgacccagccacttcccttccggagctggcagactttgtctccgcggcactgttgggttccccgaggcttctggccttgggtgatttcaacgtgcatgcggaggcagaggttaccgggccagcttttgagttcttggaaaccatggcttccttgaacatgtcccagcatgtcaacagccccacccacgtgggtggtcacacgttggacctggtcttttccaccaattggagcgagtgtgatctgatggtgactgaccttgtgtcggtccccttgtcatggtcagatcaccacctaataaaatgtaacctctcagtggcacttcccccTCACAGAGAGCAGGGACccatttctatggtccgccctcgaaggctactggatcctgttggattccaggatgccatgagaggtgttacggctgacctggctgacgctcctgtcgaggctctggttgacacctggtccatcgctgccaccagggctatagacatgatcgcgcctaaacaccctctccagcgcagagctcgtccagtgccctggtttaaccaggtgCTTCGAACAATGAAGCGAATGAGGAGAAGGCTAGtgcataggtggaggaagaacccaacagattataattggatagctgttagggtcgcaactaacctttacctaactaaggtaaaggctgcatgtcgatctttctttgctaaccagataagcgaagtttcaaatcagcaggcggagctatTCCGTATGGTGCACGACATATCAGGAACTGGTTCTGGTGATAGGCCTTGTGATGAACTTGTTTATGAAAGTTAA